One Anguilla rostrata isolate EN2019 chromosome 15, ASM1855537v3, whole genome shotgun sequence genomic window carries:
- the gpr18 gene encoding N-arachidonyl glycine receptor — protein sequence MDTDQNQTESGVFQELVPREYRLAGLVFYSFIFIIGIVVNLTALWVFSMTTKKRNSVTIYMINVAVVDLIFILLLPFRMAYYGLDRWPFGDAFCRVSAALTIFYPCMALWLFALISADRYVAIVQPRHSKELKNVRKAVVSCVGVWVMCLGSAAPLLFAADDPDRAANFTTCAKTRDIEHLRHNNPVNFVRLVCFFLVPLCIMVVCYAVIVHSLARGRTSRLKPKVKRKSVRIIVALTVQVLLCFLPFHICFLAQLLGAEGRGYSAWAAFTTFMMTLSTVLDVILYYIVSKQFQDRVISVILYRNYLRSVRRKSVRTGSVRSLSNLASGVI from the coding sequence ATGGATACGGATCAGAACCAGACAGAGAGCGGAGTGTTCCAGGAGCTGGTCCCGCGGGAGTACCGGCTGGCCGGCCTGGTGTTCTACagcttcatcttcatcatcggCATCGTGGTCAACCTGACCGCGCTCTGGGTCTTCAGCATGACCACCAAGAAGCGGAACTCGGTCACCATCTACATGATCAACGTGGCCGTGGTGGACCTGAtcttcatcctgctgctgcccttCCGCATGGCGTACTACGGGCTGGACCGCTGGCCCTTCGGCGACGCGTTCTGCCGCGTCAGCGCCGCGCTGACCATCTTCTACCCCTGCATGGCGCTGTGGCTGTTCGCCCTGATCAGCGCCGACCGCTACGTGGCCATCGTGCAGCCGCGGCACAGCAAGGAGCTGAAGAACGTGCGCAAGGCCGTCGTGTCCTGCGTGGGCGTCTGGGTCATGTGCCTGGGCAGCGCCGCGCCCCTCCTCTTCGCCGCCGACGACCCGGACCGCGCCGCCAACTTCACCACCTGCGCCAAGACGCGCGACATCGAGCACCTGCGGCACAACAACCCGGTGAACTTCGTGCGGCTGGTGTGCTTCTTCCTGGTGCCCCTGTGCATCATGGTGGTGTGCTACGCGGTCATCGTGCACAGCCTGGCGCGCGGACGCACCTCGCGGCTCAAGCCCAAGGTCAAGCGCAAGTCCGTGCGCATCATCGTGGCGCTCACCGTGCAGGTGCTGCTCTGCTTCCTGCCCTTCCACATCTGCTTCCTGGCGCAGCTCCTGGGCgccgaggggcggggctacagcgCCTGGGCCGCCTTCACCACCTTCATGATGACGCTGAGCACGGTGCTGGACGTCATCCTCTACTACATCGTGTCCAAGCAGTTCCAGGACCGCGTCATCAGCGTCATCCTCTACAGGAACTACCTGCGCAGCGTCCGCCGCAAGAGCGTGCGCACGGGCAGCGTGCGGTCGCTAAGCAACCTCGCCAGCGGCGTCATCTGA